TGGCCATCGAACTGGCGCCTGGCGCCCTCGCCGGCAAATCAGGGGAGGTGGTGTATCCCAACGAATTTGAGGCAGTGGCGTAAACTCGCATTTCAAGACACAAAAATGCCGGCGGAACCATGATCCCGCCGGCATTTTTGTGCGTATGCATTAATTCGCCGCTTCCAGGCACACCAGCTTCCCGTCCATAGACGAGGCAAGTACCAGGCGCCCGCTGAGCGGTTGCACGGTATTGACGAGGCAGTTGGAGAACTGGTGTTTCCAGCGCAGGGAGCCGTCTGTCGCCGACAGGGCGCACACCAGGCCCGATTGCCCGGCGATGAACACCACGCCGTCTTTTTCGGTGATAGGCGTAGGGCAGATTTCGTATCCCAGCTGCACGGGCGATTGCCATACCAGCTTGCGCTCCGGCACGGTGGCGTCGAAGGCGAGGATGTTGCCTTGCATGGTTTTGGCGTACACCCGGGCGCTGTCTTCCGACTGGCCCAGCGATTCACGGACCCATTGCTTATCGTCGCGGAAGCGCCAGATCTGCCGGCCGGTTTCGGTGTCGATGACAGTCATGTACCGGTCCGGCGAAACGATCCATGCGCGGCCGGCGGCGGCTACGGGCCAAACGGCGGCGGGGGAGAACATGCGGTTGGCGGCGCCGTTTGACCATTGCCAGGCGGAATCGCCGGTGCCGGCGTGCAATGCGTAGAATTTATTGCCCCAGGTGCCGAACATCACTTTACCGCCATAAACGAGCGGTTTGGTTTCTACGAAGCCTTTCAGGCCCGGGTGGTCCCAGGCGGGCGCGCCCGTGCGGATGTTCCAGGCGCGGCAATGCCCGTCGGAACCCGCTACGATGGCCATCTCGCCGTGCAGGGCGGGAGAGGAAACGATGGCCATGCCCGTTTCGCGGACCCAGGCGCGTTTGCCGTTGGCGAGCCGGAGGCAATACACTTTACCGTCGGAGCAGGGTACCACCACATGACCGGCATGTACCAGCGGGGTAGCGTATATTTTCCCGCCGGCTTTGTAGCGCCAGCGGATTTTACCGGTTTCTATGTCAGCGGCTTTGATGTCGCCGTTGGTGGTGGTATAAATAATCTTTCCCTCGGCGATGGCCACGGCGCTGCCCATGTCGCCGTCTTCCTGTATCTGCCATTTGACTTTCACACCCGGGAAGGAATCGTTCACGCGTTTGGCGGCATCGTCGGCGATGGCGGGATATACGGTCGGGCCTCCGGTTGCGGCGGCCATCCGGTGCCATTCGGGGAGCGTTTGGCCGGAGGGGTGGCGCTCGGCGAAGAGGATGGAATCCCTGCGGACGGTAACCAGGTTATACCCGCCTTCGGCTGCTTTGGCGCGGAGGTTGGAGCGGCACATGACGTTGGGGATGGAAGTGCGCGTCATGATTCGGTTGGCATGGCCATGGCCGCAAAGCATCAGCTGCACGTTTTTTTCGCGGAGCATGCCGTACACGTCGAGCCAGTTGTTGAGCCCTTCGTCGAGGGGGTAGTGGTTGATGTACACGATTGGCATTGTGGCGGGCGTGCGGTCGAGGGTTTTGCGGAGCCAGACCATATTCTCGCGTGGTACCTGTCCCGGGCCCATGCGCATATTGGGACCGCTGTTGGTGCCGATGAAGCGGTAGCCTTTGTGGTCGAACAGGAACGTTTCGTCGCCGAAAACGGTCCGGAAAGAATTGCACCCGCTTTCCGACCACTTCGTGTCGTGGTTGCCGGGAATGATGTGCCAGGGTTTCTGCAGTTGGTCGATCGCCTGTTTGGCAATTTTCAATTCCGCATCCGACCCGAACTCGGTCACGTCTCCCGAAAAAATAACGAAATCGATACCGGAAAGCTGGTTGAGGTCGCGGATGGTACGCTCCAGGTCTTCCAATCCCGTTTCCACGCCCACGTGCGTGTCTGTCACGAGCGCGAAGCGGAAGAGGGTATCCTGTGCGGTGGCTGCGCCGGAGAGCAAAAGGGCGCCCAGCAGCCAAACGAAGCATGTTTTCATGATTCCCAAGATACCACGCCGCATCTGGAAATAAAATGCCTTTTCCGGTAACGGCAGATGGTAATAAGTTTGTCTGGGGGACGATGAAAAAGCCCGCGGCCGGAAAAGCCGCGGGCAAACGATATGTATTTTTTTCTGAAGAGAAGATTACCTGTTGTTCCGCCGGATCATCGCGAAATTCACGATCCACTGGAAAGCGATGAACCCGCCGGCATAGATGAGGAACCACAGCGAGAAGGCTTCGCCCGTAATGAATCCCGAGGCAATCGCGCCGAGGGCCAGCACGCCGAGGCCGTAAATAAAGACCTGCATCAGCGCCGGCTGTTTGAACTGCTTGTTGCGCACACTCAGCGGGATCATGTAAGAAATCCCGGCAAATGTCATCGCCAGCCATCCCGCGCCGCCTACGGTAAAAAGCCCCACCGCGCCGATAACCGCCACAGCCAGGCTCACCGCCACGCCATTGGACGCGCTGATCTCCTTGCGGTCGAGCATGTACCGCCCGTACTTATTGAACCGCAAAAACAGGTTGCTCACCGGCTCCATGATCCAGGTCGAAAATGCGAACGCGATCAGGATATAAACGACCGGCATCAGGTATGGCGCCAGTTCGGGGTTGGATTGCGCCGTATTGCTGAGGAACTTCGTGGCCAGGTATAACCCGATAATGAAGATCCACTGGAACTTCTCGCTGAGCTTCGACATAAAAAACGCATACTTCAAAAACAGCCTGTACACGAGATAGCGGCTCTTCAGCGCCTCGATCATGCCGGCCTGCGCCATGCTCATCGACGGGTCGATACGCAGCGATTCCCGGAAATGCTCCAGCGCTTTTTTTGCGTCGCCTTTTTCGAGCAGGCCCCAGCCGTAGTTGGCATGCGTGTAGGCGTTCTCGGGATCGTGCCGGAAAGCGTCTTCCATCCCTTCAAAACTTTCCTGCTTCCGGTTTAGTTTCAACAGCGCCGTGCTGCGGGCGTTGAGGGCATACACGTTTTCCGGGTCCACCTGCAAAGCCTGTTCCGCATAGGAAAGCGCTTCGGCGAATTTCTTCCGCTGGATTAGCACCATGGCGTAAATGGCGTAGTAAGATGCCTCCTGCGGGTCGAGGCGGATGGATTCGCGGAGGTCGGCTTCCGCGGCGTCGAATTGTTCTTTATTGAGGTGGATGCGCGCGCGCTGGTAATACAAACGGTCGTCCGTAGGGTCGATGCCGATTGTGTCGTTCACGATCTGCAGGGCTTCGTCGTGCTCATCCAGCTGGATCTTCACTTCCGCGAGCAGCCCCAGGGCGTTCACGTCCATGGGGTAGCGCGCCAGCGATTGTTGAATAGCGGTTTCCGCTTCGCGGTATTTACGATGCTGCATGAGGAATACGGCCCGGTCTATCAGGTTCTGCTCCATGGTTATTTCATATTTTTCAGGTATAGGAGGATGTCGTCGTACAGCCCGGCTTCGTTGGCGTACAGCGCGAAATTTTTTGCGGTGGAAAACCATTCCCGCGTGCTGGCGCGGTGGCGTTTGGCAGCCGCCAGTAAGTCTTTGGTGCGGATGGGCTGGGGGATGCCGTCTTTGAAAGACTCTTCCAGCCTGGCTTCCACCGCCATATCGATCACGGCTTCGATGTCGGCGCCGGAGAACTCGGGGATTTGTTTGCTAATGGATTCATAATCGATCTGCTCCACCGGTTTGTGCTGCAATTTCTTTTGCAGCATGGCCGTGCGCGCGGGCTGGTCCGGCGGTGGCACGAAAATCATCCGGTCGAACCGCCCGGGCCGGCGGAAGGCGGGGTCCATATG
Above is a genomic segment from Chitinophaga pollutisoli containing:
- a CDS encoding PQQ-binding-like beta-propeller repeat protein, which translates into the protein MKTCFVWLLGALLLSGAATAQDTLFRFALVTDTHVGVETGLEDLERTIRDLNQLSGIDFVIFSGDVTEFGSDAELKIAKQAIDQLQKPWHIIPGNHDTKWSESGCNSFRTVFGDETFLFDHKGYRFIGTNSGPNMRMGPGQVPRENMVWLRKTLDRTPATMPIVYINHYPLDEGLNNWLDVYGMLREKNVQLMLCGHGHANRIMTRTSIPNVMCRSNLRAKAAEGGYNLVTVRRDSILFAERHPSGQTLPEWHRMAAATGGPTVYPAIADDAAKRVNDSFPGVKVKWQIQEDGDMGSAVAIAEGKIIYTTTNGDIKAADIETGKIRWRYKAGGKIYATPLVHAGHVVVPCSDGKVYCLRLANGKRAWVRETGMAIVSSPALHGEMAIVAGSDGHCRAWNIRTGAPAWDHPGLKGFVETKPLVYGGKVMFGTWGNKFYALHAGTGDSAWQWSNGAANRMFSPAAVWPVAAAGRAWIVSPDRYMTVIDTETGRQIWRFRDDKQWVRESLGQSEDSARVYAKTMQGNILAFDATVPERKLVWQSPVQLGYEICPTPITEKDGVVFIAGQSGLVCALSATDGSLRWKHQFSNCLVNTVQPLSGRLVLASSMDGKLVCLEAAN
- a CDS encoding tetratricopeptide repeat protein encodes the protein MEQNLIDRAVFLMQHRKYREAETAIQQSLARYPMDVNALGLLAEVKIQLDEHDEALQIVNDTIGIDPTDDRLYYQRARIHLNKEQFDAAEADLRESIRLDPQEASYYAIYAMVLIQRKKFAEALSYAEQALQVDPENVYALNARSTALLKLNRKQESFEGMEDAFRHDPENAYTHANYGWGLLEKGDAKKALEHFRESLRIDPSMSMAQAGMIEALKSRYLVYRLFLKYAFFMSKLSEKFQWIFIIGLYLATKFLSNTAQSNPELAPYLMPVVYILIAFAFSTWIMEPVSNLFLRFNKYGRYMLDRKEISASNGVAVSLAVAVIGAVGLFTVGGAGWLAMTFAGISYMIPLSVRNKQFKQPALMQVFIYGLGVLALGAIASGFITGEAFSLWFLIYAGGFIAFQWIVNFAMIRRNNR